The proteins below are encoded in one region of bacterium:
- a CDS encoding NAD(P)-binding protein, translated as MAIVLKKRKRKLGVCFVGKAGVEVSTLRPKYTLKTPPCTFTCPSSIDIRGYLTTIAQSENYGRSVAESLKEAWYILTDKNPLPAVCGRVCPHPCETECNRKEKDEAVSINSMERFIGDYGIKHNLAHKRLYPDTYPDKVAVIGSGPSGLSCAYHLARRGYAVTLFEAFEKSGGMLRYGIPRYRLPEEVLDAEVQKILDLGVEIKYHTRVGQDISWEDLRNKYNAVYVAIGAHIGWNLGVPGEDASNVFTGADFLHRINSRKDDTPLEGLRQGKKVIVIGGGNSAIDAARVSRRFGAEVTILYRRTRNEMPAIEHEIVGAEEEGIVFEFLAAPIEVLREGDKAIGLKCQRMELGEPDESGRRRPVPIEGSEFEVPASTIIAAISQQPDFTGLEELRNEKGWITVDDNGLTESEGVYAGGDVTNQLGLVTEAIGLGRRAAISMDNYLREREPAKVAELPVVRPDKMNLNYYDPLPRTPTRILAASERIGNFSEIAFTWDESEATAESKRCLSCGLCYDCDNCYSYCSDSAVKKLSKDLPRGEHYEFDLVLCQGCKKCAEECPCGYVDML; from the coding sequence ATGGCGATTGTTCTTAAAAAAAGAAAGAGGAAACTTGGTGTCTGCTTTGTGGGTAAGGCCGGCGTAGAGGTTTCCACGCTGCGGCCTAAGTATACGCTTAAGACCCCCCCTTGCACCTTCACCTGCCCCAGTTCAATAGACATCAGGGGATATTTGACCACCATTGCCCAGTCAGAGAATTATGGCCGGAGTGTTGCGGAGTCCTTAAAGGAGGCGTGGTATATTTTAACGGATAAGAACCCGCTGCCGGCGGTGTGTGGACGGGTCTGTCCCCATCCTTGTGAGACAGAGTGTAACCGGAAGGAAAAGGATGAGGCGGTTTCGATCAACAGTATGGAGCGCTTCATCGGTGACTACGGGATCAAGCATAATCTGGCTCACAAGAGGCTTTATCCTGATACCTACCCCGATAAGGTGGCGGTCATCGGTTCGGGCCCTTCGGGCCTCTCCTGTGCCTACCATTTAGCCAGAAGGGGATACGCCGTCACGCTCTTTGAGGCCTTTGAGAAATCTGGTGGGATGCTTCGCTACGGCATTCCCAGGTATCGTCTGCCGGAAGAGGTCTTAGATGCGGAAGTCCAGAAGATTCTGGACCTGGGTGTGGAGATCAAATACCACACCAGGGTTGGCCAGGATATCTCCTGGGAAGATCTAAGGAACAAGTATAATGCTGTATACGTAGCCATTGGCGCCCATATTGGCTGGAACCTGGGTGTGCCTGGTGAAGATGCCTCCAATGTATTTACCGGCGCTGACTTTCTGCATCGGATCAACTCCAGAAAAGATGACACGCCGCTTGAGGGGTTGAGGCAGGGTAAGAAGGTCATTGTCATTGGCGGCGGAAACAGCGCGATTGATGCCGCCAGGGTCTCAAGGCGGTTTGGAGCCGAGGTGACCATCCTTTATCGAAGGACCCGTAATGAGATGCCGGCCATAGAGCATGAGATTGTGGGGGCTGAAGAGGAAGGGATAGTCTTTGAATTTCTGGCCGCCCCGATTGAGGTCCTGCGGGAGGGAGATAAGGCCATCGGACTTAAGTGCCAGCGAATGGAATTGGGTGAGCCGGATGAGAGCGGCCGGCGAAGACCGGTTCCCATCGAGGGTTCTGAGTTTGAAGTCCCGGCTTCGACTATCATTGCCGCCATCAGCCAGCAGCCTGACTTTACCGGATTAGAAGAACTAAGGAATGAGAAAGGCTGGATTACGGTGGATGATAATGGCCTGACCGAAAGTGAGGGTGTCTATGCCGGCGGTGATGTGACCAACCAGCTTGGTTTAGTCACTGAGGCGATTGGCCTGGGCAGACGGGCAGCCATCAGCATGGATAACTACCTAAGGGAAAGAGAGCCAGCGAAGGTGGCTGAACTTCCAGTGGTTCGCCCTGACAAGATGAATCTCAATTACTATGACCCCCTACCGCGGACACCCACCAGAATTCTGGCCGCCTCTGAACGGATAGGCAACTTCTCGGAGATAGCTTTTACCTGGGATGAGTCGGAGGCCACCGCCGAGTCTAAAAGATGCCTTTCCTGCGGGCTTTGCTATGACTGCGACAATTGCTACAGCTACTGCTCAGACAGCGCCGTAAAGAAACTGTCCAAGGACTTGCCCAGAGGCGAGCACTATGAGTTCGACTTAGTACTTTGTCAAGGCTGCAAAAAGTGTGCCGAGGAATGCCCTTGCGGGTATGTTGATATGCTGTAG